One window from the genome of Salisaeta longa DSM 21114 encodes:
- a CDS encoding FAD-dependent oxidoreductase, producing MRSVAILGGGVSGLTTGVLLQAMGYATTIYARTRADRPGDARPPRVASLYPAASVIPHTVAIDHVAAHLRVAQKFFAALCTDPSFGVRVQDHYEVYEAPVALPAYAEALRHLRAFPRDGRGLPEAPRRPGAAHIFGWAFRVFFAEAPVYVARLGRLYQTLGGRVVPQDLTRASLDALPADIMVNTLGAGAPQLFDDPAPLQLIRGVLVRVPPGTGRRCSYNYTPSPAQYRGADGAAGGLYFYPRGDAWLLGGTKTAAPWTPSGWSGPSLPPPTRIVDGLEVPAAVLDLNATLVEQLTGHRVALHDARTTVGYRFHRTPLRLARDTWTDGRPVLHNYGHGGAGVTLSWSCARQLAHWVDELQPPSAEPPAHPWAQRLRTCTRRTSPVDA from the coding sequence ATGAGATCTGTTGCAATTTTAGGAGGAGGCGTCAGTGGCCTTACGACCGGTGTGTTGCTGCAAGCAATGGGCTACGCGACCACGATATACGCCCGTACCCGCGCTGACCGGCCGGGGGATGCGCGGCCGCCGCGGGTGGCTAGTCTGTACCCGGCGGCCTCCGTGATTCCGCATACCGTTGCCATCGACCACGTTGCGGCGCATCTACGCGTTGCACAGAAGTTTTTTGCAGCGTTGTGCACCGATCCGTCGTTTGGCGTGCGCGTGCAGGATCACTACGAGGTGTACGAGGCGCCGGTGGCGTTGCCCGCGTACGCTGAGGCGCTTCGGCACCTCCGGGCGTTTCCCCGCGACGGCCGCGGCCTCCCGGAAGCGCCGCGCCGTCCCGGAGCGGCGCACATCTTTGGGTGGGCCTTCCGGGTGTTCTTTGCGGAGGCACCGGTGTACGTCGCACGTCTTGGACGGCTCTACCAAACACTCGGCGGTCGCGTCGTCCCGCAAGACCTGACGCGCGCCTCCCTCGATGCCCTGCCGGCTGATATCATGGTGAACACGCTGGGCGCCGGGGCGCCGCAACTCTTTGACGATCCCGCTCCGCTGCAGCTCATCCGGGGCGTGCTGGTACGCGTGCCTCCGGGCACCGGGCGGCGCTGCTCGTACAACTACACTCCGTCGCCCGCGCAGTACCGCGGGGCCGATGGGGCCGCCGGCGGGCTGTACTTCTACCCGCGCGGCGATGCCTGGCTGCTGGGCGGCACCAAGACCGCTGCTCCGTGGACGCCCTCGGGGTGGAGCGGGCCGTCGTTGCCCCCACCCACGCGCATCGTTGATGGCCTGGAGGTGCCCGCGGCGGTGCTCGACCTCAACGCAACCCTGGTGGAGCAGCTCACCGGCCACCGGGTGGCGCTCCACGACGCCCGCACAACCGTCGGCTATCGGTTCCATCGGACGCCGCTGCGCCTGGCGCGCGACACGTGGACCGATGGGCGTCCCGTGCTTCACAACTACGGCCACGGCGGGGCAGGCGTCACGCTATCGTGGAGCTGCGCGCGGCAGCTGGCGCACTGGGTAGATGAGCTGCAGCCGCCTTCTGCCGAGCCGCCTGCGCATCCGTGGGCGCAGCGGCTGCGGACCTGCACGCGTCGCACCTCGCCTGTAGACGCATAA
- a CDS encoding helix-turn-helix domain-containing protein, which produces MTTSRPARQHPSLFRQRLEHAIQHHLDVPTFGVQELAHHLAMSRSTLYRRVQAYYDVSPCALIRARRMQAARALLRTEQSVTQIAFAVGYSSVQSFSTQFRDYHDRAPTEHAAACSSERVLVA; this is translated from the coding sequence ATGACGACGTCGCGTCCCGCCCGTCAGCATCCCTCCCTTTTTCGCCAGCGCCTTGAACACGCCATTCAGCATCACCTCGATGTGCCCACCTTTGGCGTGCAAGAGCTTGCGCATCATCTCGCCATGAGTCGGAGCACACTGTATCGTCGCGTGCAGGCCTACTACGACGTGTCGCCCTGTGCGCTCATCCGCGCCCGCCGCATGCAGGCCGCACGGGCGTTGTTGCGCACCGAGCAGTCGGTTACGCAAATCGCCTTTGCCGTCGGATACAGCAGCGTGCAAAGCTTCAGCACGCAATTTCGCGACTACCACGACCGCGCGCCCACCGAGCATGCCGCCGCGTGCTCTTCCGAACGGGTGCTGGTAGCTTAA